GAGTGAAAATGCTGCATTGTCCCAGCAAGGTAGAATGCACTTATTATGTCACTCTACATGTGAAATTGCAAGCCTATGTTGCATACTTGATCGTATGGTATTATGGTTTCTAAATGACCAATTTCAAGTTTTTAATTATCTTTTAGGCAATGGACATTGAAAATGAGATTGAAGTCCTACGTGAACAATTAGCTGAGAAGTCCTCAAATTGTGTTCATCTTTTGAAAGAGGTATGGTTAACACATGCTGATTTTGGCAATTTCAGTTGTCATTTCTACAGTAGGCCAGATTGAAACCAGCTATTGCAATATGAATTTGCGGTGAATCACACCGTGCACTGTGGAGCATGTTGAAAACAAAACACCGCAAGAGCTCACCAATTCTATGTCAAAGTTTGCGAAGATAGAATCATATATCAACTCTGTAGCttgctttctttcttttaaactTGTGCAAATAAGCAGAACGATGCCAAAGAGCGTGTAGTGGTTTGTTATTGCTGCTTCATGCCTACTTTTACTGTCATTGTTTTTCTATAGGAGTTATCTTGCTACTTGGATGATCAGCCGTAAAAGACAAATAATAGTGTCTTTAGATCGAATCGTTTCTTTTATTCTATGTTGCTTCTCAAATCTGTGAAGTTCCCAACATGAATAATTTCGGTATGTAGAGATCAAGATCTGGTATTTATTTCCATGCATGATTGGCTGTCCTTTTTATCAGTTACACCTGCATCAAAGCTATGAGGAAAACGATGTGTCCTCGTATGAGCTGGAGGGCCTTGAAAGCTTAGGCTCAATGTTGCGCATAGTTTCCCAGAGTGATGGATATGTTGATTTATCAAGAAGTACAATACAGTGGTTCCGTGTGCAGCCTGAAGGAAACAAGAAAGAGATAATTTCAGGTGAAACTATTTCCATCAAGCAAAACGATCTTGTTTCTACATACGATGTAACACTGATGACTGTTGCTACTTGCTACCGATCTTCTATAGGTGCCATAAAGCAAGCATATGCTCCAGAACCACATGATGTTGGGCGGTATTTGCAAGCTGAGATCAACCATTGCGGTGAAATCTCTGTCGTGAAGACTGCTGGCCCTGTGGATCCTGGTTAGTTTTCCTGACTGGTAACATTAATGCGCTTTTATTATTATGACATGGCTAACGTTATTTTGTCGAGCAGCTGCAGGATTGGTCGATTACGTAGAGACTCTTCTAAGGAATCCTGAAACTGAATATAATGTAATGGTTTTCCTTCCTTATCCATTTTTGTTTCTGCATTATACCTACATAATTTGTTATAAATCTTGCTATTTACTGAGTCTTGTCAGATATTTTGGTTTTCATAATTTCCCAGTTGGCATGCCATCTGCTGCTTTTATGTCAAGAAATCATTCTATTTGGATGCTTGTATCAAATATTCAGTGtcactaaaaataataaaagaactGTGTATTTACTGCTCATGAAGTCAGCTTTACCCACTGTTACTAGTCATTCTTTAAGGACACCTATTTTTGCCCCTTATGGCAGGTTGTTGTTCTTCAAGTGAATGGAATCAAACAGCCTACCGATTCAATTCATGTTCTTTCCATCGGGAAACTGCGGATGAGACTCGCAAAAGGGAAGACAGTAATTGCAAAAGAATTCTACTCCTCAACGATGCAGGTATTCTAGGCAACACTTTTAGCACTCATAAGATGGTGTAGAAACTTGCTTCCATCTCACTGATGATAGCTTTCATTCCACATCATTGGACTATGATATAGTCTAAAATTTGCGTTGCATTGTTGTTCATTTCAGCTATGTGGTATGAGAGGCGGTGGAGATGCTGCACCCCAAGCGATGTACTGGCAACCGAGGAGAGACCTGAGCCTGGTGCTGGGCTTCGAGACGGCCAGAGAACGCAACTCTGCAATCATGCTCGCTCGCAGATTTGCCATCGATTGCAATGTAAGCAACCTGTCTtggaggaagaaaaaaacaacAAGAAGTTGTCGCACTCTGTTGCTCCAGCTCGAGGAATTTTGTTTCTTCCCCAACGTTTTTTTTGGACTGTGTTGTGCGCAATGATCACGGAGTAATTAACTTTGCTTGTCCGAATGCAGATCATACTTGCTGGTCCTGGGGATAAAACTCACTGGTGATTGATGAAGACGAACTGTACCAGCTAACCTCTTGTACGAGCTCAGACCCTGTGTTTGGAATCATTGTACATCTGTGTCGTTGTAGTTAGATACTCTAATACATATCTGATCTGTGAGGTGTATTGTAGTGAGGGGTAGTTTAGTAGTAGTAGGTTCGCCAAGGCATCGTTTTTACTGCCTTGCGGGTCAGTCTAGTTTAGTTGGTACATTATATTTCTCATTTCTGAGAGAGAGACACCCACGCATGTTGTAGCTGTGTCAGTACTCTAGTGTATGTAACTTTGTTCATGAAACTGTTTACCAAACATAATGGACTATCCCCCTTTCTGCTTATCTTGGCTCTCTGTTTGGAGAGCTTATGGTAGATGGTGCTTCTCATAAAATCTCGACCTCTCTTGAATAACTCAGTTTTTTTAATTCTCAATAGCTGTTTTTCGAAATGTAAAGCTctcctaagagcaagtttaccGCGGAACGTGCGTGAAGCGTCATCACTGTTGTGGTGCCGTGCAGCGCAGGGCTCAATACTGGGTGAGTTGGCCCTTGGCCGGTCCTCGGCAAGATGCCAAGATGACCTTTGGGCAAGACTGCCACTTGTTGTGACTGTACCTTGGAAGCAACTGGCtttgttcggtcaattcccATGAGGCAGGGATTCGAGGGAAattattccacacctattgtggtGTTGAATTATTCTCCCTCAATCCCCTTCAATCTCCCTCAAACCGAACAAggtcttaggccctgtttgttttagcttaagattattgtaatctagattattgaactagattactataagctagattataataagctaacaTAAAATAAGCTGCTAGCTGTTTGTTTCTCTAGATTATTATCTGTTTGTTAACTGTTAGCCACCCATTAATCTAAAAAAAGCACCTTTAGAGTGGCTTACCAGATTATAGTAATTtgacttatagattataataatatattataataagctatctgtttatttcagcttacttctaataatttagattataataatactaagctgaatcaaacatggCCTTAAGCTGGAAAATAATCCTGGGAGAGCAGGTAAAATTAATCCATACTTGAAAAAAACTGGTCTCATAGGATTATTTTCTCTTTTAAGGCCTCGTTTGAAATAAACGAAGAAAACacatgaatagaaaaaaaatgcaggaaTATGATATAGTGTAAAGTTGATAACTAAGAAATTCAAAACACATGATAGAAGAAGTTTAGGCTGTTTAcatgaaaaaagagagagagagagagagagagagagagagagagagagaga
The window above is part of the Oryza sativa Japonica Group chromosome 7, ASM3414082v1 genome. Proteins encoded here:
- the LOC4344078 gene encoding stomatal closure-related actin-binding protein 1, which encodes MTRASTIDFGRKTHNDVLWSGPLRPANFIRNKFPTYKKSLNGIVIKLTDDQEMPSLKEAVAKETADLLHRSQRLSVRELAMKFEKGLNTATLLSNEVKWRQAALLERDILLKNLKSVLESLRSRVAGKHKDEIEESLSMVDVLTVQLSKREDELLQQKAEVAKIATSLKLASEDARRIVEEERSNARIEIDNARAAVQKVEQLVKEQEIDPQINGKQDEDELKEKAQEARRVKMLHCPSKAMDIENEIEVLREQLAEKSSNCVHLLKELHLHQSYEENDVSSYELEGLESLGSMLRIVSQSDGYVDLSRSTIQWFRVQPEGNKKEIISGAIKQAYAPEPHDVGRYLQAEINHCGEISVVKTAGPVDPAAGLVDYVETLLRNPETEYNVVVLQVNGIKQPTDSIHVLSIGKLRMRLAKGKTVIAKEFYSSTMQLCGMRGGGDAAPQAMYWQPRRDLSLVLGFETARERNSAIMLARRFAIDCNIILAGPGDKTHW